In Haloterrigena turkmenica DSM 5511, a single genomic region encodes these proteins:
- the tatC gene encoding twin-arginine translocase subunit TatC, which produces MSDEPANRGDAEGTTEPQESPGEGPPIDDGRRDEPSIATDGGDEYEPDDRPVETDGEGVVGDHADHGEADYPDPDDDIGGISTPPDDEEMPLADHIEEMVLRFAVVLLFGATGTAIGLLGASEALEFIWLDVFPAQAEEVPPPHIYHPLELWMTRIKLSALLGIMVALPTFVYECYKFMKPGLYPHERKYYLASVPLSVVLAALGMLFSYVLVLPVLFQYFTYYAEGSADIAYALGETFDLIITLTGFLAIVFQIPLFIMLAIMMGVTTRRWLAQKRLYFWAGFAGLSFMFTMDPTMMAPILVAVTMILLFEGTLLVLKWVGRD; this is translated from the coding sequence ATGTCGGACGAGCCGGCGAACCGTGGGGACGCCGAAGGAACCACAGAGCCACAGGAGTCGCCCGGCGAGGGACCGCCGATCGACGACGGACGGCGCGACGAGCCGTCCATCGCGACCGACGGCGGTGATGAGTACGAGCCCGACGATCGGCCCGTCGAGACCGACGGCGAGGGCGTCGTCGGTGATCACGCCGATCACGGCGAGGCCGACTACCCCGACCCCGACGACGATATCGGCGGTATCTCGACGCCGCCGGACGACGAGGAGATGCCGCTTGCCGACCACATCGAGGAGATGGTGCTCCGGTTCGCGGTCGTCCTCCTGTTCGGGGCGACCGGAACCGCGATCGGACTGCTGGGAGCGTCGGAGGCTCTCGAGTTCATCTGGCTCGACGTCTTCCCGGCCCAGGCCGAGGAAGTGCCGCCGCCGCATATCTACCATCCCCTCGAACTGTGGATGACGCGGATCAAGCTCTCGGCGCTGCTGGGCATCATGGTGGCCCTGCCGACGTTCGTCTACGAGTGTTACAAGTTCATGAAGCCGGGGTTGTACCCCCACGAGCGCAAGTACTATCTGGCGTCCGTTCCGCTGAGCGTCGTTCTCGCCGCGCTGGGCATGCTGTTCTCGTACGTGCTCGTCTTGCCCGTCCTCTTCCAGTACTTCACGTACTACGCGGAGGGCAGCGCCGATATCGCGTACGCGCTCGGTGAAACGTTCGACCTGATCATCACGCTGACCGGCTTCCTCGCGATCGTCTTCCAGATTCCGCTCTTCATCATGCTCGCGATCATGATGGGCGTAACGACCCGCCGCTGGCTGGCCCAGAAGCGACTCTACTTCTGGGCGGGCTTTGCGGGACTGTCCTTCATGTTCACGATGGACCCGACCATGATGGCGCCCATCCTCGTGGCGGTCACGATGATCTTGCTGTTCGAGGGGACCCTCCTCGTCCTGAAGTGGGTCGGGCGGGACTGA
- the nasA gene encoding assimilatory nitrate reductase NasA, protein MTELVPTTCMRCAVGCGHVHRPVEQGYGLDVVRGDAAHPVNNGLACQRGINESVDPGAEWLTRPLVRRNGELVPTTWETALERAAEGLDAALESGDGGEGVAVLGSGQQTNEAAYALGKLARGGFGTPYYDANTTLCMASAVTAYYDAFGSDAPPPTYDDIPEAETHLVWGANPAAAHPVMFRWINQSADDDDSELIVIDPIESETAEVADHHVPLSPGGDLDLARAVLARVVETDRVDEAFVAEATDGFDALREDLPDAAEAAAAAGVSLEDVDRIAAALEDPTLVYWGMGINQSVNGTAASGALIDCCLATGNLRPGSGPFSLTGQANSMGTRVCSSKGSWPGQRPFTDPDHRREVAETWGVPESRLPDDPGPGPVGIVDEIGDDVSAVYAVATNPVAGMPDATRVREQLEDAFLVVQDAFRSETVELADVVFPAATWGESEGTTTNMERTVSRVRAATETPSGVKTDLELIGDLADRLVPDLFDDSLEPNAVFDELAALTEGTPADLSGISYDRLDEEVAVRWPAPEPDVSGGYRYYEEPATDEEGEDADATVREESWSFPTPSGRAQFSTGEAQPLPESTDEEYPFTLTTARRPDAYNSGVRARDDDPVARVSPATAAALADELEARPGESDEDDPAEYAHVVSRRGSITVRVERDESIPDGVVWLPIHQPAVNELTLSDVDPRSKEPNFKQCAVRLEAPREQEARAVAEASA, encoded by the coding sequence GTGACGGAGCTCGTACCGACGACGTGTATGCGGTGTGCGGTTGGCTGCGGACACGTCCATCGTCCCGTCGAACAGGGGTACGGCCTCGACGTCGTCCGCGGCGACGCCGCCCACCCGGTCAACAACGGGCTGGCCTGTCAGCGCGGTATCAACGAGTCCGTCGATCCCGGCGCCGAGTGGCTGACCCGTCCGCTCGTCCGCCGGAACGGTGAACTGGTGCCGACGACCTGGGAGACCGCCTTAGAGCGCGCCGCCGAAGGGCTCGACGCGGCCCTCGAGAGCGGCGACGGCGGTGAAGGGGTCGCCGTCCTCGGTAGCGGCCAGCAGACCAACGAGGCCGCCTACGCGCTGGGCAAACTCGCCCGCGGCGGCTTCGGCACGCCGTACTACGACGCTAACACGACGCTGTGTATGGCCTCGGCCGTCACGGCCTACTACGACGCCTTCGGGAGCGACGCGCCGCCGCCGACCTACGACGACATCCCCGAGGCCGAGACCCACCTCGTCTGGGGTGCGAACCCGGCCGCGGCCCACCCGGTCATGTTTCGGTGGATCAACCAATCGGCCGACGACGACGATTCGGAACTGATCGTCATCGATCCCATCGAAAGTGAGACCGCCGAGGTCGCAGACCACCACGTGCCCCTCTCGCCCGGCGGGGACCTCGACCTCGCCCGCGCCGTCCTCGCGCGCGTCGTCGAGACCGACCGCGTCGACGAGGCGTTCGTCGCCGAGGCGACTGACGGTTTCGACGCCCTCCGCGAGGATCTCCCGGACGCCGCCGAGGCCGCCGCGGCCGCCGGCGTCTCCCTCGAGGACGTCGATCGAATCGCCGCGGCGCTCGAGGATCCCACGCTCGTCTACTGGGGGATGGGAATCAACCAGAGCGTCAACGGCACCGCGGCGTCGGGCGCGCTGATCGATTGCTGTCTGGCGACGGGGAACCTCCGGCCCGGCTCGGGGCCGTTCTCGCTGACCGGCCAGGCTAACTCGATGGGAACCCGCGTCTGCTCCTCGAAGGGGTCCTGGCCCGGACAGCGCCCGTTCACCGATCCCGACCACCGCCGCGAGGTCGCCGAGACGTGGGGCGTTCCCGAATCCCGCCTGCCCGACGACCCTGGCCCCGGCCCGGTCGGGATCGTCGACGAGATCGGCGACGACGTCTCCGCCGTCTACGCCGTCGCGACCAACCCCGTCGCCGGCATGCCCGACGCCACCCGCGTCCGCGAACAGCTCGAGGACGCCTTCCTCGTCGTGCAGGACGCCTTCCGCAGCGAGACGGTCGAACTCGCCGACGTCGTGTTCCCCGCCGCGACGTGGGGCGAGTCGGAGGGGACGACGACCAACATGGAACGAACGGTCTCGCGCGTGCGCGCCGCGACGGAGACGCCGTCGGGCGTCAAGACCGACCTCGAGCTGATCGGCGACCTCGCCGACCGGCTCGTCCCCGACCTCTTCGACGACTCGCTCGAGCCCAACGCGGTCTTCGACGAACTGGCGGCGCTGACCGAGGGGACCCCCGCCGACCTCTCGGGGATCAGCTACGACCGCCTCGATGAGGAGGTGGCGGTTCGCTGGCCCGCGCCGGAACCGGACGTCTCGGGCGGCTACCGCTACTACGAGGAGCCGGCGACCGACGAGGAGGGCGAGGACGCCGACGCGACCGTCCGCGAAGAGTCGTGGTCGTTCCCGACCCCTTCCGGCCGCGCGCAGTTCTCGACGGGCGAGGCCCAGCCCCTGCCGGAGTCGACCGACGAGGAGTACCCCTTCACCCTGACGACGGCCCGGCGCCCCGACGCGTACAACTCCGGCGTCCGCGCGCGCGACGACGACCCCGTCGCCCGGGTCAGCCCCGCGACGGCCGCCGCGCTGGCCGACGAACTCGAGGCCCGTCCCGGCGAGTCCGACGAGGACGACCCCGCCGAGTACGCTCACGTCGTCTCCCGCCGGGGCTCGATCACCGTCCGTGTCGAGCGCGACGAGTCGATCCCCGACGGCGTGGTCTGGCTCCCGATCCACCAGCCCGCGGTCAACGAACTCACGCTCTCGGACGTCGACCCGCGCTCGAAGGAGCCCAACTTCAAACAGTGTGCGGTCCGCCTCGAGGCGCCTCGCGAGCAGGAGGCACGGGCGGTTGCGGAAGCGAGTGCCTGA
- a CDS encoding MFS transporter, which produces MRERPPEPPDSSDASAPAVRGTPRRGVASATLGFFVGFAGVVCYGPVASEFQDAMGLSGLLVGLLVAAPQLTGSLLRIPFGAWVEDVGAKKPFLVLFGLSIVGMGGLSALLLTAYPDGLTMAHYPIVFFFGALSGCGIATFSVGTTQTSYWYPSEKQGTVLAVFGGLGNTSPGLFTLVLPVALAVLGLTGAYLAWFAFLIVGTVAYASYAVDAPYFQFVKRGVEEREARRRAEACGQDLFPGGDAMASIRGAASIPRTWILVALFFTSFGGFLALTTWLPSYWQAVHGVDVRTAGALTAVAFTLLAAVIRVPGGIVSDRLGGEPTAIVSFGAIALATLLLVVTREFVLAVAATILLGAGMGVASAAVFQLVPKYVPDAVGGASGLVGGIGAFGGFVIPPILGLFVDLQGTPGYATGFVVFLGLGVASIGLSSGLYRTRSALVPADSSAPAND; this is translated from the coding sequence ATGCGTGAGCGACCGCCGGAACCGCCCGACTCGAGCGACGCGTCTGCGCCGGCCGTCCGGGGGACGCCGCGGCGAGGCGTCGCTTCCGCGACCCTCGGATTTTTCGTCGGCTTCGCCGGCGTCGTCTGCTACGGGCCCGTCGCCTCGGAGTTTCAGGACGCGATGGGGCTCTCCGGGCTCTTGGTCGGGCTGCTCGTCGCCGCACCCCAACTGACCGGCTCCTTGCTCCGGATCCCCTTCGGGGCGTGGGTCGAGGACGTCGGCGCGAAGAAGCCGTTTCTGGTCCTGTTCGGCCTGTCGATCGTCGGAATGGGCGGCCTGTCGGCGCTCCTGCTGACGGCCTATCCGGACGGGCTCACGATGGCTCACTACCCGATCGTGTTCTTCTTCGGGGCGCTGTCGGGCTGTGGCATCGCGACGTTCTCCGTCGGGACCACCCAGACGTCGTACTGGTATCCCTCGGAGAAACAGGGGACGGTACTCGCGGTTTTCGGCGGGCTCGGCAACACGTCGCCGGGGCTGTTCACGCTCGTCCTCCCCGTCGCGCTGGCCGTGCTCGGCCTGACGGGCGCGTACCTCGCGTGGTTCGCGTTCCTGATCGTCGGGACCGTCGCCTACGCGTCCTACGCCGTCGACGCTCCCTACTTCCAGTTCGTCAAGCGGGGCGTCGAGGAGCGCGAGGCCCGACGGCGCGCCGAGGCCTGCGGACAGGACCTCTTTCCCGGCGGCGACGCGATGGCCTCGATCCGGGGCGCCGCGAGCATCCCCCGGACGTGGATCCTCGTCGCGCTGTTCTTCACGTCCTTCGGCGGCTTCCTCGCGCTGACGACCTGGCTCCCGTCGTACTGGCAGGCCGTCCACGGCGTCGACGTGCGGACCGCCGGCGCGCTCACGGCGGTCGCCTTCACGCTGCTCGCGGCGGTGATTCGCGTCCCGGGCGGGATCGTCAGCGACCGGCTCGGCGGCGAGCCGACTGCGATCGTCAGCTTCGGCGCGATCGCGCTCGCGACGCTGCTGCTCGTCGTCACCCGCGAGTTCGTCCTCGCCGTCGCCGCGACGATCCTGCTCGGAGCGGGCATGGGCGTCGCCAGCGCGGCCGTCTTCCAGTTGGTGCCGAAATACGTTCCCGACGCCGTCGGCGGTGCCTCGGGGCTGGTCGGCGGCATCGGCGCTTTCGGCGGGTTCGTCATCCCGCCGATCCTCGGTCTCTTCGTCGACCTGCAGGGGACGCCGGGCTACGCGACCGGCTTCGTCGTCTTCCTCGGCCTCGGGGTCGCCTCGATCGGTCTCTCGAGCGGGCTCTACCGAACCCGTTCGGCGCTCGTTCCCGCCGATTCGTCGGCGCCCGCCAACGACTGA
- the dpsA gene encoding DNA starvation/stationary phase protection protein DpsA, protein MSSQETTVRQQAGTVDENALRLDQDKAEQIVEALNSELANSYVLYHQLKKHHWVVEGAEFLPLHEFLEEAYEHVEEGADHIAERAQALGGVPVSGPSNLEERATVEFEGEDVYDVRTMFENDLEMYGDIIESMRGSIELAENLGDPATGEMLREILVHLEEDGHHFEHYLEDDTLVLESALH, encoded by the coding sequence ATGAGTTCCCAAGAGACGACCGTCCGTCAACAGGCCGGCACCGTCGACGAAAACGCGCTCCGGCTCGATCAGGACAAAGCCGAACAGATAGTCGAGGCACTGAACTCCGAACTGGCGAACTCGTACGTCCTCTACCACCAGCTCAAGAAGCACCACTGGGTCGTCGAGGGCGCCGAGTTCCTGCCGCTCCACGAGTTCCTCGAGGAGGCCTACGAGCACGTCGAAGAGGGTGCCGACCACATCGCCGAGCGCGCCCAGGCGCTGGGCGGCGTTCCCGTCTCCGGCCCGTCGAACCTCGAGGAGCGCGCCACCGTCGAGTTCGAGGGCGAGGACGTCTACGACGTCCGCACGATGTTCGAGAACGACCTCGAGATGTACGGTGACATCATCGAGTCGATGCGCGGCAGCATCGAACTCGCCGAGAACCTCGGCGACCCCGCCACCGGTGAGATGCTGCGCGAGATCCTCGTCCACCTCGAGGAGGACGGTCACCACTTCGAACACTACCTCGAAGACGACACGCTCGTCCTCGAGAGTGCGCTTCACTGA
- the dpsA gene encoding DNA starvation/stationary phase protection protein DpsA, giving the protein MAQKQGRLVREPDTGERRQEWGTIAENALRVDPADAEVIVDALSVDHAGSFNLFYLLRKHYWTAAGAEHEAVADFLEDAYKRVREMNDDLAIRIVELGGIPPNTPPTLQDRAEVHLEAEDLYDLRTSLDGDLEGYATLIVSMRDHIALAEERGDPGTGELLRDHLEALEEDAHVIEQLLEAETLVQAEVLQDR; this is encoded by the coding sequence ATGGCACAGAAACAAGGCCGACTCGTCCGGGAACCCGATACGGGCGAGCGCCGTCAGGAGTGGGGCACTATCGCAGAGAACGCGCTCCGGGTCGACCCTGCCGACGCCGAGGTGATCGTCGACGCCTTGAGCGTCGACCACGCAGGATCGTTCAACCTGTTCTACCTGCTTCGAAAGCATTACTGGACCGCTGCAGGCGCCGAACACGAGGCGGTCGCTGACTTCCTCGAGGATGCCTACAAGCGCGTTCGCGAGATGAACGACGACCTCGCAATTCGGATCGTCGAACTCGGGGGGATTCCCCCAAATACGCCGCCGACACTTCAGGACCGGGCCGAAGTCCATCTCGAGGCAGAGGATCTCTACGACCTTCGTACCTCCCTGGACGGCGATCTCGAGGGGTACGCGACCCTGATCGTCAGTATGCGCGACCACATCGCTCTCGCAGAAGAACGGGGCGATCCGGGGACGGGCGAACTGCTCCGCGACCACCTCGAAGCCCTCGAAGAAGACGCCCACGTCATCGAGCAACTACTCGAAGCCGAGACGCTCGTTCAAGCGGAGGTGCTGCAGGACCGATGA
- the dpsA gene encoding DNA starvation/stationary phase protection protein DpsA, whose amino-acid sequence MTSTPHLRRPDPSHVRQEWGTVAENSLRLERDVAEQLVTALNSEISGLYILFNQVRKHYWLAEGAEWGPISDFLEDAADRLTEMTDDIAIRITALGGVPACGPMGIRQHAPIFIEEAHHYDVRSSLERDLDGYATLAVQWREHIELADQLGDVATSELLRRHLKTLEADAHVLDRYLADDTLVLRDATG is encoded by the coding sequence ATGACGAGTACACCACATCTCCGACGACCCGACCCGTCTCACGTCCGTCAAGAGTGGGGGACGGTAGCCGAGAATTCGCTCCGTCTGGAACGGGACGTGGCTGAACAGCTGGTCACAGCCCTGAACAGCGAAATATCTGGGCTGTACATCCTCTTCAATCAGGTGCGCAAGCATTACTGGCTCGCCGAGGGAGCCGAGTGGGGACCGATCAGTGATTTTCTCGAGGATGCTGCCGACCGGCTCACGGAGATGACCGACGACATCGCCATTCGGATCACCGCACTCGGCGGTGTTCCGGCCTGCGGGCCGATGGGTATCCGCCAACACGCGCCGATATTCATCGAAGAAGCACATCACTACGACGTCCGCTCGTCGCTCGAGCGTGACCTCGACGGGTATGCGACGCTCGCGGTGCAGTGGCGTGAACATATCGAACTGGCGGACCAGCTCGGCGATGTAGCGACGAGCGAACTCTTGCGTCGCCATCTGAAGACACTCGAAGCGGACGCGCACGTCCTCGATCGATACCTTGCCGACGATACGCTCGTTCTGCGCGACGCGACCGGGTGA
- a CDS encoding nitrite/sulfite reductase has translation MVHKKEEQKEDCYGDEVREHIERFAENGGFEAIPDDEIDKWTTRFKFWGVFQQRSGQEEYFMMRLTNASGILEPEQLRRIGEVAKEYAKGPVANPEFGNGWIDLTTRQSVQLHWLKLEDIPEIWEQLEAVGVHSRSAGGDTMRNISGCPLHGKAEEFVEAGPLLERFEEELRKDDALANMPRKFNISASGCTVGCAQDSLNDIGFEPATKEIDVSGGAGGSSDSSDGGEEVRGFNVRIGGGLGGRQPRAATPLDIFVRPENAYEVGRGFVELYHDYGNRQNRSKNRARFFAEDWGMEKIRETLQEEYVDFEMHTAGEDFREEYTYNAGRPVEDGQHDHVGVGDQKDGQNYVGLSVPVGRLPAEDAIELADLADEYGSGEVRLTRRQNPVIVDVADEDLEELLAEPILEEYPAEPSPFERGAMACTGTEFCSIALTETKGRMARMLRWFNKNVELPDDVGKIKMHYSGCTADCGQAMTADIGLQGMRARKNGEMVEAFDIGVGGGVGEDPSFIDWIQQRVPADEAPGAIRNLLEAYAAHRSEGQAFREWVEATGEEQLVEFCEPEETDFEAPYMDDAKQSWYPFAESESAAAAAGEGSVAPSDD, from the coding sequence ATGGTGCATAAGAAAGAAGAACAGAAGGAAGACTGCTACGGCGACGAAGTGCGGGAACACATCGAGCGGTTCGCCGAGAACGGCGGCTTCGAGGCCATCCCGGACGACGAGATCGACAAATGGACCACCCGGTTCAAGTTCTGGGGCGTGTTCCAGCAGCGCTCCGGCCAGGAAGAGTACTTCATGATGCGGCTGACCAACGCCAGCGGCATCTTGGAGCCGGAACAGCTGCGCCGCATCGGCGAAGTCGCGAAGGAGTACGCGAAGGGTCCCGTCGCAAATCCCGAATTCGGGAATGGGTGGATCGACCTGACGACCCGACAGTCCGTCCAGCTCCACTGGCTCAAACTCGAGGATATCCCCGAGATCTGGGAACAGCTCGAGGCCGTCGGCGTCCACTCCCGCTCGGCGGGCGGTGATACGATGCGCAACATCTCCGGCTGCCCGCTCCACGGCAAGGCCGAGGAGTTCGTCGAAGCCGGTCCCCTGCTCGAGCGCTTCGAGGAGGAGCTTCGCAAGGACGACGCGCTCGCGAACATGCCCCGGAAGTTCAACATCAGCGCGTCGGGCTGTACGGTCGGCTGCGCACAGGACTCGCTGAACGACATCGGGTTCGAGCCGGCGACCAAGGAGATCGACGTCTCCGGCGGAGCCGGAGGCTCGTCGGACTCGTCCGACGGTGGCGAAGAAGTTCGAGGATTCAACGTCCGCATCGGCGGCGGGCTCGGCGGCCGCCAGCCCCGCGCCGCGACGCCGCTCGATATCTTCGTCCGGCCCGAAAACGCCTACGAGGTCGGCCGCGGCTTCGTCGAACTCTACCACGACTACGGCAACCGGCAGAACCGCTCGAAGAATCGCGCCCGGTTCTTCGCCGAGGACTGGGGGATGGAGAAGATCCGCGAGACGCTCCAGGAGGAGTACGTCGACTTCGAAATGCACACCGCCGGGGAGGACTTCCGCGAGGAGTACACCTACAACGCCGGCCGCCCCGTCGAGGACGGTCAGCACGACCACGTCGGTGTCGGCGACCAGAAGGACGGACAGAACTACGTCGGCCTGAGCGTTCCCGTCGGCCGGCTCCCGGCCGAGGACGCCATCGAACTGGCCGATCTGGCCGACGAGTACGGCTCCGGCGAGGTCCGGCTGACCCGCCGCCAGAACCCCGTCATCGTCGACGTCGCCGACGAGGACCTCGAGGAGCTGCTCGCGGAACCGATCCTCGAGGAGTACCCCGCCGAGCCGAGCCCCTTCGAGCGCGGGGCGATGGCCTGTACCGGCACCGAGTTCTGCTCGATCGCGCTGACCGAGACGAAGGGTCGGATGGCCCGCATGCTGCGCTGGTTCAACAAGAACGTCGAGCTGCCCGACGACGTCGGCAAGATCAAGATGCACTACTCCGGCTGTACGGCCGACTGCGGCCAAGCGATGACCGCCGACATCGGCCTGCAGGGCATGCGCGCGCGCAAGAACGGTGAGATGGTCGAAGCCTTCGATATCGGCGTCGGCGGCGGCGTCGGCGAGGACCCCTCCTTCATCGACTGGATTCAACAGCGCGTGCCCGCCGACGAGGCCCCCGGCGCGATCCGGAACCTGCTCGAGGCCTACGCGGCTCATCGTAGCGAGGGCCAGGCGTTCCGCGAGTGGGTCGAGGCGACGGGCGAGGAACAGCTCGTCGAGTTCTGCGAACCCGAGGAGACCGACTTCGAGGCCCCGTACATGGACGACGCCAAGCAGTCTTGGTACCCCTTCGCCGAGAGCGAGTCCGCGGCGGCCGCCGCCGGCGAGGGATCCGTGGCCCCGTCCGACGACTGA
- a CDS encoding CPBP family intramembrane glutamic endopeptidase, with product MAAEDRATRHEFSRTTTAGLAIALFGLPLLSGATRALRIDLHPLVTIAAQWALLGLVVGITIEIEGRSLRSLGVRQPSRRDAVPLLVAAVLGFFALAATGPLIDALGLPERRVTGLDVDRVGVGVAVAFAVTVGVVEEVLYRGYAIERLAERTGSARLAGVISWAAFTLSHAVGWRLGDLLQVSLAALVFTLAYLYRRSLVPVVGAHIAIWLFGVLGAVYG from the coding sequence ATGGCTGCCGAGGATCGGGCGACGCGTCACGAGTTCTCCCGGACGACGACCGCGGGGCTCGCGATCGCGCTGTTCGGACTCCCGCTTCTTTCCGGCGCGACTCGAGCGCTTCGGATCGATCTCCATCCGCTGGTGACGATCGCGGCCCAATGGGCGCTCCTCGGACTCGTCGTCGGAATCACGATCGAGATCGAAGGGCGATCGCTCCGGTCGCTCGGCGTCCGGCAACCGTCTCGGCGCGACGCGGTCCCGCTGCTCGTCGCGGCGGTGCTGGGGTTCTTCGCGCTGGCGGCGACCGGGCCGTTGATCGACGCGCTCGGCCTTCCGGAACGTCGAGTGACTGGACTGGACGTCGATCGAGTCGGCGTCGGAGTCGCGGTCGCGTTCGCGGTCACGGTCGGTGTCGTCGAGGAGGTGCTGTATCGCGGCTACGCGATCGAGCGCCTCGCCGAACGTACCGGGAGCGCGCGGCTGGCCGGTGTGATCTCGTGGGCGGCGTTCACCCTCTCTCACGCCGTCGGCTGGCGCCTCGGTGATCTCCTACAGGTCTCGCTGGCCGCGCTCGTCTTCACGCTCGCCTATCTGTATCGGCGCTCGCTGGTTCCCGTCGTCGGGGCCCACATCGCGATCTGGCTGTTCGGTGTTCTCGGTGCGGTCTACGGCTAA
- the larE gene encoding ATP-dependent sacrificial sulfur transferase LarE: protein MTTLEAKLEAAREDLAGRDGVLVAFSGGVDSSVVAALAHDALGEDAVACTAKSETLPEAELEDARRVADEIGIRHEIVSFSELESDDFVENDDDRCYHCRTMRLGEMLETAREVGVETVCDGTNADDPGAGHRPGLQAVEELEVHSPLLAHDVTKEEVREIADRYGLSVADKPSMACLSSRIPTGLEVTEERLTRVEHAEALLRQWGFDQFRVRDHDGLARIEVAPEELERALTREFAETVREELSELGFDHVTLDLHGYRTGSVSPESETEPGTDGDGERAGGTQNDESAAGSDEPLVEDVFAADSRSRSDD from the coding sequence ATGACAACGCTCGAGGCGAAACTCGAGGCCGCGCGCGAGGACCTCGCGGGGCGGGACGGCGTGCTGGTCGCGTTCTCCGGCGGGGTCGACTCGAGCGTCGTGGCCGCGCTCGCCCACGACGCGCTCGGGGAGGACGCGGTCGCCTGCACCGCGAAGAGCGAGACGCTCCCCGAGGCGGAACTCGAGGACGCCAGACGGGTCGCCGACGAGATCGGCATCCGACACGAGATCGTCTCCTTCTCCGAACTCGAGAGCGACGACTTCGTCGAGAACGACGACGATCGCTGCTATCACTGCCGGACGATGCGGCTGGGCGAGATGCTCGAGACGGCCCGCGAGGTCGGGGTCGAGACGGTCTGTGACGGCACCAACGCGGACGACCCCGGCGCGGGACACCGTCCCGGCCTGCAAGCCGTCGAGGAACTCGAGGTCCACTCGCCGCTACTGGCCCACGACGTCACCAAGGAGGAGGTCCGCGAGATCGCCGACCGCTACGGCCTCTCGGTCGCCGACAAGCCGTCGATGGCCTGCCTCTCCTCGCGGATCCCGACGGGCCTCGAGGTCACCGAGGAGCGGCTGACTCGCGTCGAGCACGCCGAAGCCCTGCTGCGCCAGTGGGGGTTCGATCAGTTTCGCGTCCGCGACCACGACGGGCTAGCGCGCATCGAGGTCGCGCCGGAGGAACTCGAGCGGGCGCTGACCCGCGAGTTCGCGGAGACGGTCCGCGAGGAGCTGTCGGAACTGGGATTCGACCACGTCACGCTCGACTTACACGGGTACCGGACTGGGAGCGTCAGTCCCGAGAGCGAGACGGAGCCCGGAACCGACGGCGACGGCGAACGGGCCGGCGGAACCCAGAACGACGAATCCGCCGCCGGCAGCGACGAGCCGCTCGTCGAGGACGTCTTCGCCGCGGACTCACGCTCCCGGAGCGACGACTGA
- a CDS encoding Gfo/Idh/MocA family protein, protein MDFGVLSTAGIARKAFLPALEATDHEATAVASRDGERARTFADDHGIDESYEGYDDLIADANIDAVYIPLPNGLHAQWTKRAADAGLDVLCEKPLTVDAGEAREVVEHCEDRGVTLMEGFMYLYHPRTERAIELAQDKLEDVRSVTAAFKFPLFDRPDDVRLSPDLDGGSLMDVGCYPVSLVRQILGEPERAYAHADDSRGAGVDTELAGILEYDDGSSARVASGFDTQKVQRYRVEAENGWLEVRDAFDAPTDEPLELEYRIDGRHAVETFDAIDQYSLEIEEFASSVENDRPPRTDGEEAIANMRVIDALAESAERDRPIEV, encoded by the coding sequence ATGGATTTCGGCGTACTCAGCACGGCCGGTATCGCCCGGAAAGCGTTTCTCCCCGCCCTCGAGGCGACCGACCACGAGGCCACGGCCGTCGCCTCGCGGGACGGTGAACGCGCGCGGACCTTCGCGGACGACCACGGGATCGACGAGTCCTACGAGGGGTACGACGACCTCATCGCGGACGCGAACATCGACGCCGTCTACATTCCCCTGCCCAACGGCCTGCACGCCCAGTGGACGAAGCGCGCGGCCGACGCCGGCCTCGACGTCCTCTGTGAGAAGCCCCTGACGGTCGACGCCGGGGAGGCCCGCGAGGTCGTCGAACACTGCGAGGATCGAGGCGTGACCCTGATGGAGGGGTTCATGTACCTGTATCACCCGCGGACCGAGCGGGCGATCGAACTGGCTCAAGACAAACTCGAGGACGTCCGCTCCGTGACGGCCGCGTTCAAGTTCCCGCTGTTCGACCGCCCGGACGACGTTCGGCTCTCGCCCGACCTCGACGGCGGGAGCCTGATGGACGTCGGCTGTTACCCGGTCTCGCTGGTCCGACAGATCCTCGGCGAACCAGAGCGCGCTTACGCGCACGCGGACGACTCCCGCGGGGCCGGCGTGGACACGGAACTGGCCGGAATCTTGGAGTACGACGACGGCTCATCCGCGCGCGTCGCGTCCGGGTTCGACACGCAGAAGGTGCAGCGCTACCGCGTCGAGGCGGAAAACGGCTGGCTCGAGGTCCGCGACGCCTTCGACGCGCCGACGGACGAACCCCTGGAACTCGAGTACCGGATCGACGGCCGACACGCCGTCGAGACGTTCGATGCGATCGACCAGTACAGCCTCGAGATCGAGGAATTCGCCTCGAGCGTCGAGAACGATCGGCCGCCGCGGACCGACGGCGAGGAGGCGATCGCGAACATGCGCGTCATCGACGCGCTGGCAGAGAGCGCCGAACGGGATCGTCCGATTGAGGTCTGA